The following proteins come from a genomic window of Salvia hispanica cultivar TCC Black 2014 chromosome 4, UniMelb_Shisp_WGS_1.0, whole genome shotgun sequence:
- the LOC125218251 gene encoding transcription factor bHLH47-like — MLREMIRLLGELVTQMDSLKKENATLLSEYNYITAEKNDPVEEASGLDAQVKGLKREIDERAICSNAHVSQPSTAQLPEGHVAMPLIGHASEAAAPVVGPVLVVPLHHKPQLQGFGNSFPGMDGPKVPSGVSKPRARYPLSSDSWPSHILTK; from the exons ATGCTGAGAGAGATGATCCGTCTCCTCGGCGAATTGGTTACTCAGATGGACAGCCTGAAAAAGGAGAATGCAACTCTCTTATCggaatataattat ATCACAGCTGAGAAGAATGACCCCGTCGAGGAAGCTTCTGGTTTAGATGCTCAAGTGAAGGGGCTGAAGAGAGAAATAGACGAGAGGGCTATCTGTTCAAACGCACATGTTTCTCAACCATCGACAGCACAGTTACCCGAAGGCCATGTTGCAATGCCACTCATCGGGCATGCCTCAGAGGCGGCAGCCCCTGTCGTTGGTCCTGTGCTGGTCGTGCCATTGCATCACAAGCCACAACTCCAAGGCTTCGGTAACTCCTTCCCAGGTATGGATGGGCCTAAGGTTCCCTCTGGTGTGAGCAAACCGCGAGCACGTTACCCTTTGTCGTCTGATTCTTGGCCTTCTCATATTCTCACCAAGTAG